In Pseudobacter ginsenosidimutans, the following are encoded in one genomic region:
- a CDS encoding K(+)-transporting ATPase subunit C, whose translation MKKYLLPSLKMTIIMILLLAVIYPVFIAMASKLAPGGGKGKTLAVNGNVVGYANIGQKFSDDKYFQGRPSAVDYNAAGSAGSNKGPSNPDYLQQVKDRIDTFLVHNPGIDKASIPAELVTASGSGLDPHLSPAAAMIQVKRIAAIRNIETGKLNKLVEEHTKRPLLGMFGPATVNVLELNIALDKLK comes from the coding sequence ATGAAAAAATATTTGTTGCCTTCGCTCAAGATGACCATCATCATGATCCTGCTGCTGGCAGTTATCTACCCGGTATTCATCGCGATGGCTTCCAAACTCGCTCCCGGAGGAGGCAAAGGCAAAACACTTGCAGTGAATGGTAATGTAGTAGGGTATGCGAATATTGGACAAAAATTCTCCGATGATAAATATTTCCAGGGCCGGCCTTCTGCCGTGGATTACAATGCAGCAGGGTCTGCCGGCTCCAACAAAGGACCATCCAATCCAGATTACCTGCAACAGGTAAAAGACAGGATAGATACATTCCTGGTGCATAACCCCGGTATCGATAAAGCTTCCATTCCCGCCGAGCTGGTAACAGCATCCGGTAGTGGTCTCGATCCACATCTTTCTCCCGCAGCAGCAATGATCCAGGTGAAGCGCATTGCGGCTATTCGCAACATTGAAACTGGAAAACTGAACAAACTGGTGGAGGAGCATACCAAAAGACCCTTGCTGGGAATGTTTGGTCCTGCTACCGTAAATGTGCTGGAATTGAATATCGCCTTAGACAAATTGAAATAA
- a CDS encoding porin: MKKLMMVTAVACGFGLQAVAQDSTKNGGFTISGYAEAYYLYDANRPLNNTRPGFVYSHNRANEVNVNLAFLKGSYNSDRVRANLAIGAGTYMNANLAAEPGVLKNIYEANAGVKLSKSSNLWLDAGIMPSHIGFESAVGKDNWTVTRSIVADNSPYYEAGAKLGYTSKNEKWYFAAMYLNGWQRIQRVDGNSTPAFGTQITFKPSSSVTLNYSTFAGNDKPDSVRLMRYYHNVYGIFNVSDKFGITAGFDYGMEQKEKGKNKLNNWYTGVVILKYSPDKTNSIALRGEYFQDENGVIIATGTPEGFKTFGWSVNYDRQLFANAVWRLELRSFHGKEEYFVKRDLSTTKSSPVVATAIALSF, encoded by the coding sequence ATGAAAAAGTTAATGATGGTAACAGCCGTTGCATGTGGCTTTGGACTGCAGGCTGTTGCCCAGGACTCAACAAAGAACGGTGGGTTTACGATCAGCGGATATGCTGAAGCCTATTACCTCTATGATGCCAACAGACCTCTGAACAACACCCGTCCGGGATTTGTGTACAGTCACAATCGCGCCAATGAAGTGAATGTGAACCTGGCCTTTCTGAAAGGTTCCTACAACAGTGATCGTGTTCGGGCCAACCTTGCGATAGGGGCCGGCACTTACATGAATGCCAATCTCGCAGCTGAACCTGGTGTATTGAAGAACATCTATGAAGCCAATGCCGGCGTGAAATTGTCTAAGAGCAGCAACCTCTGGCTGGACGCAGGTATCATGCCTTCGCATATCGGATTTGAAAGTGCGGTTGGTAAAGATAACTGGACTGTAACCCGCAGCATTGTAGCAGATAATTCTCCCTACTATGAAGCAGGAGCCAAACTCGGATACACCAGCAAAAATGAAAAATGGTACTTCGCTGCCATGTACCTCAACGGATGGCAACGCATCCAAAGGGTGGATGGCAATTCAACGCCAGCATTTGGCACACAGATCACTTTCAAACCTTCATCTTCTGTAACCCTCAACTACAGTACGTTTGCGGGTAACGATAAACCAGACAGTGTTAGGCTGATGCGCTACTATCACAATGTATACGGTATATTCAATGTATCTGATAAATTCGGGATCACTGCCGGATTCGATTATGGAATGGAACAAAAAGAAAAAGGAAAAAATAAACTCAATAACTGGTACACTGGTGTAGTGATCCTGAAATACAGTCCGGATAAAACTAACAGCATTGCCCTTCGTGGTGAATATTTTCAGGATGAAAATGGTGTGATCATCGCTACCGGCACACCTGAAGGATTCAAAACCTTTGGTTGGAGCGTGAACTATGACCGGCAGTTATTTGCCAATGCAGTTTGGCGACTGGAACTACGCAGCTTCCATGGGAAGGAAGAATATTTTGTAAAAAGAGATCTGTCAACCACCAAATCCAGTCCTGTCGTTGCAACCGCCATTGCATTGAGCTTTTAA
- the kdpB gene encoding potassium-transporting ATPase subunit KdpB, with product MKNTNQNKLFPRELVGAALKQAFIKLNPVIMFRNPVMFTVEVGTAIMIAVCCWIAAGETSQGSLAYNIVVTAILFITLLFANFAEAIAEARGKAQADSLRKTREDTLAKKIEVVGEIFTNEIKTVRSSQLRKGDLFVCEAGDIIPMDGEIIEGIATVDESAITGESAPVIREAGGDKSSVTGGTKVLSDRIVVRVTTEPGESFLDKMIALVEGASRQKTPNEIALTILLASFTIIFIIVCVTLKPFADYANTTITIAAFISLFVCLIPTTIGGLLSAIGIAGMDRALRANVITKSGKAVETAGDLDTLLLDKTGTITIGNRKATNFWPADGIEMNSFIESCVWSSLADETPEGKSIIELANTKGVKAPHSTGDAKFVSFSAETRTSGIDKSDGTKIRKGAFDAIKKIAVQNGSSVPAETERKVQEIAMNGGTPLVVTVNGKVTGTIELQDIIKPGIQERFERLRKMGVKTVMVTGDNPLTAKYIAHKAGVDDFIAEAKPEDKMNYIKKEQASGKLVAMMGDGTNDAPALAQADVGVAMNSGTQAAKEAGNMVDLDNDPTKLIEIVEIGKQLLMTRGTLTTFSIANDVAKYFAIVPALFITSIPALQGLNIMHLESPQSAILSAVIFNAIIIPLLIPLALRGVQYKPIGANALLRRNLFIYGLGGIIVPFIGIKLIDMLLALFM from the coding sequence ATGAAAAATACAAATCAAAATAAATTGTTTCCCCGGGAGCTGGTGGGCGCTGCCTTGAAGCAGGCTTTCATCAAACTGAACCCGGTGATCATGTTCCGCAACCCGGTGATGTTTACCGTGGAAGTGGGAACAGCTATCATGATCGCAGTCTGCTGCTGGATCGCAGCAGGTGAAACTTCCCAGGGCAGCCTGGCTTATAATATTGTAGTTACTGCTATTCTTTTCATCACATTGCTCTTTGCCAATTTCGCGGAAGCGATAGCAGAAGCACGCGGTAAAGCGCAGGCAGACAGTCTTCGCAAAACCAGGGAAGACACACTGGCGAAGAAGATCGAAGTGGTGGGAGAGATCTTTACCAATGAGATCAAAACCGTTCGCTCTTCACAGCTTCGTAAAGGTGATCTCTTTGTCTGCGAAGCTGGCGATATCATCCCGATGGATGGAGAGATCATCGAAGGCATTGCTACTGTAGACGAAAGCGCCATTACCGGTGAATCTGCACCAGTGATCCGCGAAGCCGGTGGTGATAAGTCTTCTGTGACTGGTGGTACGAAAGTATTGTCTGATAGAATTGTAGTACGCGTAACTACAGAACCTGGTGAAAGTTTTCTCGATAAAATGATCGCACTGGTAGAAGGCGCTTCGCGTCAGAAAACACCGAATGAGATTGCGCTCACGATCCTGTTGGCGAGTTTCACTATCATCTTCATCATCGTATGCGTAACACTGAAGCCTTTTGCTGATTATGCCAATACCACTATTACCATTGCAGCATTCATCTCTCTTTTCGTTTGCCTGATCCCTACTACCATTGGTGGCTTGTTATCAGCCATCGGTATTGCGGGAATGGACAGGGCCCTGCGCGCGAACGTGATCACTAAAAGCGGCAAGGCTGTTGAAACAGCCGGCGACCTGGATACATTGCTGCTCGACAAAACCGGAACCATCACCATCGGTAACAGAAAGGCCACCAATTTCTGGCCTGCTGATGGGATAGAGATGAACAGTTTCATTGAATCCTGTGTATGGAGCTCGCTTGCAGATGAAACACCGGAAGGCAAATCCATCATCGAACTGGCAAACACCAAAGGAGTGAAAGCTCCTCATTCAACAGGTGATGCGAAGTTTGTAAGCTTCTCTGCTGAAACCCGCACCAGCGGTATCGATAAATCAGATGGAACGAAGATCCGCAAAGGAGCTTTCGATGCCATCAAAAAGATCGCTGTTCAGAACGGATCTTCTGTACCTGCTGAAACAGAAAGAAAAGTACAGGAGATCGCGATGAACGGCGGCACGCCGCTGGTAGTTACAGTAAATGGAAAAGTTACCGGCACTATTGAATTGCAGGATATCATCAAACCCGGCATCCAGGAAAGGTTTGAGCGCCTCCGTAAGATGGGTGTAAAGACCGTGATGGTAACCGGAGATAACCCACTCACTGCAAAATACATTGCCCATAAAGCTGGTGTTGACGATTTTATCGCTGAAGCCAAGCCCGAAGACAAAATGAATTATATCAAAAAGGAACAGGCCAGCGGAAAACTTGTAGCCATGATGGGCGATGGAACCAATGATGCGCCTGCACTTGCCCAGGCCGATGTGGGTGTAGCCATGAACAGTGGCACGCAGGCCGCGAAGGAAGCAGGTAATATGGTGGACCTGGACAATGATCCTACCAAGCTCATCGAGATCGTTGAGATCGGTAAGCAGTTACTGATGACACGCGGTACGCTTACCACTTTCTCTATCGCCAATGACGTAGCGAAATATTTTGCCATCGTACCGGCATTGTTCATTACCAGTATTCCTGCATTGCAGGGGCTCAATATCATGCACCTGGAAAGTCCGCAGAGTGCAATCCTTTCTGCCGTGATCTTCAATGCTATCATCATTCCATTACTGATCCCGCTGGCACTGCGTGGTGTACAATACAAACCGATCGGCGCCAATGCGCTGCTGCGCAGGAACCTGTTTATCTATGGACTTGGTGGCATCATTGTTCCCTTCATCGGTATCAAGCTGATCGATATGCTACTGGCGCTTTTTATGTAA